Proteins from one Corallococcus exiguus genomic window:
- a CDS encoding N-acyl homoserine lactonase family protein, which translates to MKTLRLWSACLTLTACASTNTASRTSPEAAPGVKLYAIHCGRVELGDSGFMADDGSMKGVPAETVVPCYLIRHPKGDLLWDSGLSESIADMPDGMRPQGQPVHFEVKKKLTASLGELGLSPADIEFVSFSHLHFDHAGNANLFAGSTWLVDAEERDGAFSEQAHRRGEVPHYSALEQAKTVRIEGDAPYDVFGDGTVSIHQAPGHTPGHTVLLVKTAKSGAVLLTGDLWPLRESRERQLVPVYNASREQTLESMKRVEALAKDTHARVIREHVPEDFAALPAFPTPLE; encoded by the coding sequence ATGAAGACCCTTCGCTTGTGGTCCGCCTGTCTCACGCTCACTGCCTGTGCCAGCACGAACACCGCCTCGCGCACATCCCCGGAGGCCGCGCCCGGCGTGAAGCTCTACGCCATCCACTGCGGCCGCGTGGAGCTCGGCGACTCCGGCTTCATGGCGGACGACGGTTCGATGAAGGGCGTGCCCGCCGAGACCGTCGTTCCGTGCTACCTGATCCGCCATCCGAAGGGGGACCTGCTCTGGGACAGCGGCCTCTCTGAAAGCATCGCGGACATGCCGGACGGCATGCGCCCGCAGGGCCAGCCCGTGCACTTCGAGGTGAAGAAGAAGCTCACCGCCTCGCTCGGTGAGCTGGGGCTCTCACCGGCGGACATCGAGTTCGTGTCGTTCTCCCACCTGCACTTCGACCACGCGGGCAACGCCAACCTGTTCGCGGGCTCGACATGGCTCGTGGATGCGGAGGAGCGCGACGGCGCCTTCTCCGAACAGGCCCACCGGCGCGGGGAGGTCCCCCACTACAGCGCCCTGGAGCAGGCGAAGACCGTGCGCATCGAAGGTGACGCCCCCTACGACGTGTTCGGCGACGGCACCGTCTCCATCCACCAGGCGCCCGGGCACACTCCCGGCCATACCGTGCTGCTGGTGAAGACGGCGAAGTCCGGCGCCGTCCTGCTGACCGGCGACCTGTGGCCGCTGCGCGAGTCCCGCGAGCGGCAGCTGGTGCCGGTCTACAACGCCAGCCGCGAACAGACACTGGAGTCCATGAAGCGCGTGGAGGCGCTGGCGAAGGACACCCACGCCCGGGTCATCCGCGAGCACGTGCCCGAGGACTTCGCCGCGCTGCCCGCGTTCCCCACGCCGCTGGAGTAG
- a CDS encoding type II toxin-antitoxin system HipA family toxin: MIRPTDIEVAEVWRESTHVGSITRTAHGSNFEYAADFFEQHAARPGGIAVHLPYSRRRTETLGANLHTYFAGLLPEGLRLRVLLQNVKTSEDDLLSLLVAAGADTVGDLSVVPQGQTFPRPVPRGAKWKPESVLFTDLFAQSLPRLGTENTEPTIPGVQEKLSASTISFPVSSSGQRDYILKLNPRDKPELVRNEHFFMGMAKQCGLRVATTRLVHDRDGNDGLLVERFDRSWEKAEKRLRRIHQEDACQFLDRYTSDKYRLTCAAIAEGLRETCAAPVPELARFLHLLAFSYLIGNGDLHAKNVSILAEGPGGGFRLSPAYDLLTTLPYGDHRMALKFEGRDDNFRRAHFISFGERYGVNAKAVSAMLDKLCISAEPWMERLEEIGFDARRTDFLRRTMHKRLQELRAP, encoded by the coding sequence ATGATCCGCCCGACCGACATCGAGGTCGCGGAGGTGTGGCGCGAGTCCACCCACGTCGGCTCCATCACCCGAACCGCTCACGGCTCCAACTTCGAGTACGCGGCGGACTTCTTCGAGCAACACGCGGCAAGGCCTGGTGGCATCGCGGTCCACCTGCCCTATTCGAGACGTCGCACCGAGACCCTGGGCGCCAACCTCCACACCTACTTCGCGGGACTCCTTCCTGAAGGACTCCGGCTGCGGGTCCTCCTCCAGAACGTCAAGACGTCGGAAGACGACCTGCTCAGCCTGCTGGTGGCGGCGGGGGCCGATACCGTGGGGGACCTCTCCGTCGTTCCCCAGGGACAGACATTCCCGCGACCCGTCCCTCGCGGAGCGAAGTGGAAGCCCGAGTCCGTTCTCTTCACGGACCTCTTCGCCCAGAGCCTCCCGCGCCTGGGGACGGAGAACACCGAGCCGACGATTCCAGGCGTCCAGGAGAAGCTCTCCGCCTCCACCATCTCCTTCCCGGTGTCTTCGTCGGGGCAGCGTGACTACATCCTGAAGCTCAACCCGAGGGACAAGCCCGAACTCGTGCGCAACGAGCACTTCTTCATGGGCATGGCGAAGCAGTGCGGTTTGCGCGTCGCCACCACGCGGCTCGTCCATGACCGCGATGGGAACGACGGGCTGCTTGTCGAACGCTTTGATCGCAGCTGGGAGAAGGCGGAGAAGCGCCTGCGCCGCATCCACCAGGAGGACGCCTGTCAGTTCCTGGATCGCTACACCAGCGACAAGTACCGGCTCACCTGTGCGGCCATCGCCGAGGGTCTTCGCGAGACCTGCGCCGCGCCTGTTCCCGAGCTTGCGCGCTTCCTCCACCTCCTCGCGTTCAGCTACCTCATCGGGAACGGAGACCTGCACGCCAAGAACGTGAGCATCCTGGCGGAGGGGCCCGGCGGCGGTTTCCGTTTGTCACCCGCCTATGACCTGCTCACCACCCTGCCCTACGGCGATCACCGCATGGCCCTGAAGTTCGAAGGGCGCGACGACAACTTCCGGCGCGCGCACTTCATCTCCTTTGGCGAGCGCTACGGCGTGAACGCGAAGGCTGTCAGCGCCATGCTCGACAAGCTGTGCATCAGCGCGGAGCCCTGGATGGAGCGCCTGGAGGAGATTGGCTTCGACGCGCGCCGCACGGACTTCCTGCGGCGGACGATGCACAAGCGCCTTCAAGAGCTCCGAGCCCCGTAG
- a CDS encoding HAD family hydrolase, which yields MSAVKAVLLDLGNVLVFHDNSLLFARLAARAGLEPQEAARRLTGAGWTAANRGLLDAEGIRKDVCGALGVDLPMEEFAPLWSSHFKVHDAVLPRVEGLAGRVKLVLVSNTNALHVAWLKPLLPVLQRFDALVMSCEVGHVKPEPAIYQLALLKAGCAPQEAAFFDDLPEFVDAARALGLRGYVFTDAPAFDAQLKSLGL from the coding sequence GTGTCCGCCGTGAAGGCCGTGTTGCTGGACCTGGGCAACGTGCTGGTGTTCCACGACAACTCGCTGCTCTTCGCGAGGCTCGCGGCGCGGGCGGGGTTGGAGCCGCAAGAGGCCGCGAGGCGGCTCACCGGCGCGGGCTGGACGGCGGCGAACCGGGGCCTGCTGGACGCGGAGGGCATCCGCAAGGACGTGTGCGGCGCGCTGGGCGTGGACCTGCCCATGGAGGAGTTCGCGCCCCTGTGGAGCAGCCACTTCAAGGTGCACGACGCGGTGCTGCCGCGCGTGGAGGGGCTGGCCGGGCGGGTGAAGCTGGTGCTGGTGTCCAACACCAACGCGCTGCACGTGGCCTGGCTGAAGCCCCTGCTGCCCGTGCTCCAGCGCTTCGACGCGCTGGTGATGAGCTGCGAGGTGGGGCACGTGAAGCCGGAGCCGGCCATCTACCAGCTCGCGCTCCTGAAGGCGGGCTGCGCGCCGCAAGAGGCCGCCTTCTTCGACGACCTGCCGGAGTTCGTGGACGCGGCCCGCGCGCTGGGACTGCGCGGGTACGTCTTCACGGATGCCCCTGCGTTCGACGCGCAGCTGAAGTCGCTGGGGCTGTGA
- the dps gene encoding DNA starvation/stationary phase protection protein Dps, which produces MYTTSHVNLPQDAREELIDMLNTLLANAIDLHWQVKQAHWNIRGTHFYSRHLLFDEVAKHARKHADSYAERSGALGGYAQGTIRLATNNSQLPEYDLQAVDGEAHIRALVERVGRYAAGLRDGINKSDEVNDPVTADILTQTLGETEEDLWFLESHLNGDARASATLPPKGGNRRGRQAEDISQAST; this is translated from the coding sequence ATGTACACGACCAGCCACGTGAACCTTCCCCAGGACGCGCGCGAAGAGCTCATCGACATGCTCAACACGCTGCTCGCCAACGCCATCGACCTGCACTGGCAGGTGAAGCAGGCCCACTGGAACATCCGGGGCACGCACTTCTACAGCCGGCACCTGCTCTTCGATGAAGTGGCCAAGCACGCGCGCAAGCACGCGGACTCCTACGCCGAGCGTTCGGGCGCGCTGGGCGGCTACGCCCAAGGCACCATCCGCCTGGCCACCAACAACAGCCAGCTGCCCGAATACGATCTGCAGGCCGTGGACGGCGAGGCCCACATCCGCGCGCTGGTCGAGCGCGTGGGCCGCTACGCCGCCGGCCTCCGCGACGGCATCAACAAGTCCGACGAGGTGAACGACCCCGTCACCGCGGACATCCTCACCCAGACCCTGGGCGAGACCGAGGAGGACCTCTGGTTCCTGGAGAGCCACCTCAACGGCGACGCGCGCGCGAGCGCCACCCTGCCCCCCAAGGGCGGCAACCGCCGGGGCCGTCAGGCCGAGGACATCAGCCAGGCCTCCACCTGA
- a CDS encoding flavin monoamine oxidase family protein yields MGDNADVVVIGAGVAGLTAARDIARTGATVAVLEARDRVGGRTLTRELGGGLVDLGGQWVGPKQRHVLKLADGLGLQRFPQHHQGTKVLELRGERRTYQGKVPSLPLLSLLDLQRIVWKLDGLAKRVPREKPAAALKAAEWDALTVEDWKQRHVPTWGARAALDIATRAVFAAEPSELSFLHFLSYVHSNGGLMPLTEIEGGAQAERFVGGAQSLSRRLAEALPEGRVVLSAPVKALLQDARGVTATTEDGRTFRARYAVVATPPALAERIDFGADLPPGRRRAHADIPMGSVIKVVATYATTFWREAGLSGEAVSDAGPVRLCFDDCGPHGHHPALVGFFLGDTARAWTGRPEEDIHRAALADFARFFGPQALSPVAIAALDWKQEAFSTGCYVGLPRPGTLTAIGDALRAPFGRVHWAGTETAIEGCGYLDGAVESGERAATEVAARLTAPDAG; encoded by the coding sequence ATGGGTGACAACGCGGACGTGGTCGTCATCGGCGCGGGCGTCGCGGGACTCACCGCGGCCCGGGACATCGCTCGCACCGGAGCCACCGTCGCCGTGCTGGAGGCGCGCGACCGCGTGGGCGGCCGCACCCTCACCCGCGAGCTGGGTGGCGGGCTCGTGGACCTGGGCGGTCAGTGGGTGGGCCCCAAGCAGCGCCACGTGCTCAAGCTCGCGGATGGCCTGGGCCTCCAGCGCTTCCCCCAGCACCACCAGGGCACCAAGGTGCTGGAGCTGCGCGGCGAGCGCCGCACGTACCAGGGCAAGGTCCCGTCCCTGCCCCTCCTGTCGCTGTTGGATTTGCAGCGCATTGTCTGGAAGCTGGATGGACTGGCGAAGCGCGTCCCTCGTGAGAAGCCCGCCGCCGCGCTGAAGGCCGCCGAGTGGGACGCCCTCACCGTGGAGGACTGGAAGCAGCGCCACGTGCCCACCTGGGGCGCCCGCGCCGCGTTGGACATCGCCACCCGCGCGGTGTTCGCGGCGGAACCTTCCGAGTTGTCCTTCCTGCACTTCCTCTCCTACGTGCACTCCAACGGCGGCCTCATGCCGCTCACCGAAATCGAGGGCGGCGCCCAGGCGGAGCGCTTCGTGGGCGGGGCGCAATCCCTCTCACGGCGGCTGGCGGAGGCGCTTCCCGAGGGCCGCGTCGTCCTCTCCGCGCCCGTGAAGGCCCTGCTCCAGGACGCTCGCGGCGTCACCGCCACCACGGAGGATGGCCGGACCTTCCGCGCTCGCTACGCGGTGGTGGCCACTCCGCCCGCGCTCGCGGAGCGCATCGACTTTGGCGCGGACCTGCCGCCGGGTCGCCGCCGCGCGCACGCGGACATCCCCATGGGCAGCGTCATCAAGGTCGTGGCCACCTACGCCACGACCTTCTGGCGCGAAGCAGGCCTGTCCGGCGAGGCCGTCAGCGACGCGGGCCCGGTGCGCCTGTGCTTCGATGACTGCGGTCCCCACGGCCACCACCCCGCGCTCGTGGGCTTCTTCCTGGGCGACACCGCGCGCGCGTGGACCGGGCGCCCCGAGGAGGACATCCACCGCGCGGCGCTCGCGGACTTCGCGCGCTTCTTCGGCCCCCAGGCGCTGTCGCCCGTGGCCATCGCCGCGCTGGACTGGAAGCAGGAGGCGTTCAGCACCGGCTGCTACGTGGGCCTGCCCCGCCCCGGCACCCTCACCGCCATTGGCGACGCGCTTCGGGCGCCATTTGGCCGCGTGCACTGGGCGGGCACCGAGACGGCCATCGAAGGCTGCGGCTACCTGGACGGCGCGGTGGAGTCCGGCGAGCGCGCCGCCACGGAGGTCGCCGCCCGGCTGACCGCCCCCGACGCGGGCTGA
- a CDS encoding esterase/lipase family protein has translation MSVKHHVYLVPGFFGFTNLGELLYFGHAYEFLKQDLARRGIDAEVVTIVSHPTASIRQRTADLLKAVSETASGDDGPIHLVGHSTGGLDARLFVSPGAQVSDALELEPFARRVRSVVTLSAPHAGTPLATFFLGLFGQQLLKLLSLFTMYVLRFGRLPLSVVFRFGHLMARADDQLGWKATLLDQLFDQLLGDFSSERRDAVTKFLWDVGRDTSLIPQLTPEGIDLFNGGTHDRPGVRYGSVVTQARPPSLRTRLAAGLDPYAQLTHTIYAFVYGQTQRMPLTQLPLHTPAQTAALVQAYGAMPGPTACDGIVPTRSQVYGRVLAAVRADHLDAIGHFDQPAHQPPHVDWLISGSGFRRPQFEAMWKTIGDFLMEEEAPR, from the coding sequence ATGTCCGTGAAGCACCACGTCTACCTCGTCCCTGGTTTCTTCGGCTTCACCAACCTGGGCGAGCTCCTCTACTTCGGCCACGCGTACGAGTTCCTGAAGCAGGACCTCGCCCGCAGGGGAATCGACGCGGAGGTGGTGACGATCGTCTCGCACCCCACTGCCTCCATCCGCCAGCGCACCGCGGACCTGCTCAAGGCCGTGAGCGAGACAGCCTCCGGAGATGACGGCCCCATCCACCTGGTGGGCCACTCCACCGGCGGACTGGACGCCCGGCTGTTCGTCTCCCCCGGCGCGCAGGTGTCGGACGCGCTGGAGCTGGAGCCCTTCGCACGCCGCGTGCGCAGCGTCGTGACGCTGTCCGCGCCCCACGCGGGCACGCCGCTGGCCACGTTCTTCCTGGGCCTCTTCGGCCAGCAGCTCTTGAAGCTGTTGTCGCTGTTCACCATGTACGTGCTGCGCTTCGGCCGGCTGCCCCTGAGCGTGGTGTTCCGCTTCGGGCACCTGATGGCGCGAGCGGATGATCAGCTGGGGTGGAAGGCCACGCTGCTGGACCAGCTCTTCGACCAGCTCCTGGGCGACTTCTCCAGCGAGCGGCGCGACGCGGTGACGAAGTTCCTGTGGGACGTGGGCCGTGACACGTCGCTCATCCCCCAGCTCACGCCGGAGGGCATCGACCTGTTCAACGGCGGCACGCATGACCGGCCCGGCGTGCGCTACGGCTCCGTGGTGACGCAGGCCCGGCCGCCGTCCTTGCGCACGCGGCTGGCCGCGGGCCTGGACCCGTACGCGCAGCTCACGCACACCATCTACGCGTTCGTGTACGGCCAGACGCAGCGGATGCCGCTCACGCAGCTGCCCCTGCACACGCCCGCGCAGACGGCGGCGCTGGTGCAGGCCTACGGCGCCATGCCCGGCCCCACCGCGTGTGACGGCATCGTGCCCACGCGCTCACAGGTGTACGGCCGCGTGCTGGCGGCGGTGCGCGCGGACCACCTGGATGCCATTGGCCACTTCGACCAGCCAGCGCACCAGCCCCCGCACGTGGACTGGCTCATCTCCGGCTCCGGCTTCCGCCGCCCCCAGTTCGAGGCGATGTGGAAGACCATTGGCGACTTCCTCATGGAAGAGGAAGCGCCGCGCTAG
- a CDS encoding adenylate/guanylate cyclase domain-containing protein, whose product MVVEAPEPRTMSAIMFTDMEAPAGQRWRDESLQQALHEEQGQLVRGLLARHGGREVKRMEEGGFLLEFESGLPAVAFALEWRDAVDARNRAVPTERRMSVRAGAHLGMVVHRDGDIFGEGVNLAARIESLARPGTVYVSETVAAQLEGRLKAPPVKLGRNELKNIRLPVAVFRIDSPVEGRGERALMSRVRSLLGRKRARADG is encoded by the coding sequence ATGGTGGTGGAGGCCCCGGAGCCCCGGACGATGTCGGCCATCATGTTCACGGACATGGAGGCCCCTGCAGGTCAACGCTGGCGGGATGAGTCGCTACAACAAGCGCTGCATGAAGAGCAGGGCCAACTGGTGCGCGGGCTGCTCGCACGGCACGGTGGCCGCGAAGTGAAGCGGATGGAGGAGGGCGGCTTCCTCCTGGAGTTCGAGTCGGGTCTGCCCGCGGTGGCCTTCGCGCTGGAGTGGCGCGACGCCGTGGATGCTCGCAACCGCGCCGTCCCCACCGAGCGTCGGATGTCCGTCCGCGCGGGCGCGCACCTGGGCATGGTGGTGCACCGCGACGGCGACATCTTCGGCGAGGGCGTCAACCTGGCGGCCCGCATCGAGTCCCTGGCGCGTCCGGGCACCGTCTACGTCAGTGAGACGGTGGCCGCGCAGTTGGAGGGACGGCTGAAGGCGCCTCCGGTGAAGCTGGGCCGCAACGAATTGAAGAACATCCGGCTGCCGGTGGCGGTGTTCCGCATCGACTCGCCGGTGGAGGGCCGCGGCGAGCGGGCGCTCATGTCGCGCGTGCGTTCACTGCTGGGCCGTAAGCGCGCGCGCGCGGACGGTTGA
- a CDS encoding helix-turn-helix domain-containing protein: protein MDFGSPRHMARPETSWLRPLAEAVRAQRTKLGLTQQEVSVLAGCGPVFIYDVESGKKATLRLDKLLDVLHVLGLQLTLEPGQHRLRVSEPAS from the coding sequence ATGGATTTTGGGAGTCCACGGCACATGGCTCGACCAGAAACCTCCTGGCTCCGTCCCCTCGCGGAGGCCGTCAGGGCACAACGCACGAAGCTTGGATTGACCCAGCAAGAGGTCAGCGTCCTGGCGGGTTGCGGACCTGTCTTCATCTACGACGTGGAGAGCGGCAAGAAGGCCACGCTGCGCCTGGACAAGCTCCTGGACGTCCTCCATGTCCTGGGACTCCAGCTGACGCTCGAGCCGGGCCAGCACCGCCTTCGGGTGAGCGAGCCGGCGTCATGA
- a CDS encoding S46 family peptidase, with translation MYRRLLALGLLSSLPAAAEEGMWTYDAFPAAQVKKAYGFEPTQAWLDKVRLGSVRLAGGCSASFVSPDGLVMTNHHCVRSCIEELTTAKDDLLAKGFQAKTAKEERRCPKVEANQLVEMTDVTERMNAATKSLTGAAFNTALKKEMAAVEAACTTGADVRCDVVTLYNGGKYQLYKYRRFQDVRLVFAPEFSMAAFGGDADNFNFPRYGYDVSFVRVWQDDAPAKSPDYLPWAKEGAKEGDLVFVSGHPGGTERKSTVAELEFQRDVALPQTLLQLSEMRGALREFTSASPERFRVARSSLRGVENGLKALKGRQETLADPAVLARKRQEEAELRKRIDANPQAKALTQGMWEETAQALDAWRRMTNDHRMKGAGDAFRSDLFSYAQALVRAADELPKANAERLREYTDGQLPTLKQRLLREAPIPAELETLTLTFGFNKLRETLGADDPFVRLVLEKEAPADLAKALVKGSKLGDVKVRKALLEGGKAAVDASKDPMIVLARKVDAETRASRKRYEDTVEAVLKRNGERLAKAYLLVNGTAGAPDATFTLRLNYGQVKGWEDNGKAVPALTTFGGAYGRDTGKEPFKLPAPWVKAKGKVPDATPLDMATTHDIIGGNSGSPVVNRDGQVVGLIFDGNLPSLGGRYLYVPETNRAVAVHGDGIMAALEHVYGATRVVNELKGAQAASAAPAR, from the coding sequence GTGTACCGCAGACTGCTCGCGCTTGGCCTGCTGTCGTCCCTCCCCGCCGCGGCGGAAGAGGGCATGTGGACCTACGATGCCTTTCCCGCCGCGCAGGTGAAGAAGGCCTACGGCTTCGAGCCGACCCAGGCGTGGCTGGACAAGGTGCGCCTGGGCTCCGTGCGGCTCGCGGGTGGTTGCTCCGCCAGCTTCGTGTCGCCGGACGGCCTGGTGATGACGAACCACCACTGCGTGCGCAGCTGCATCGAAGAGCTGACGACCGCGAAGGACGACCTGCTGGCGAAGGGCTTCCAGGCGAAGACGGCGAAGGAGGAGCGGCGCTGTCCCAAGGTCGAAGCCAACCAGCTGGTGGAGATGACGGACGTCACCGAGCGGATGAACGCGGCGACGAAGAGCCTGACCGGCGCCGCCTTCAACACCGCGCTCAAGAAGGAGATGGCCGCGGTGGAGGCCGCGTGCACCACCGGCGCGGACGTGCGGTGTGACGTGGTCACGCTCTACAACGGCGGCAAGTACCAGCTCTACAAGTACCGCCGCTTCCAGGACGTGCGGCTCGTCTTCGCGCCGGAGTTCTCCATGGCGGCGTTCGGCGGGGACGCGGACAACTTCAACTTCCCTCGCTACGGCTACGACGTGTCCTTCGTGCGCGTGTGGCAGGACGACGCGCCGGCCAAGAGCCCGGACTACCTGCCGTGGGCCAAGGAGGGCGCGAAGGAGGGGGACCTCGTCTTCGTCTCCGGTCACCCGGGCGGCACGGAGCGCAAGAGCACGGTGGCGGAGCTGGAGTTCCAGCGCGACGTGGCGCTGCCCCAGACGCTGCTCCAGCTGTCGGAGATGCGGGGCGCGCTGCGCGAGTTCACCAGCGCGTCGCCGGAGCGCTTCCGCGTGGCGCGCTCCAGCCTGCGCGGCGTGGAGAACGGACTGAAGGCGCTGAAGGGCCGGCAGGAGACGCTGGCGGACCCCGCGGTCCTCGCGCGCAAGCGGCAGGAGGAGGCGGAGCTGCGCAAGCGCATCGACGCGAACCCCCAGGCCAAGGCGCTGACGCAGGGCATGTGGGAGGAGACGGCGCAGGCGCTGGACGCGTGGCGCCGGATGACGAACGACCACCGCATGAAGGGCGCGGGGGATGCGTTCCGCTCCGACCTGTTCTCCTACGCCCAGGCGCTGGTGCGCGCGGCGGATGAGCTGCCCAAGGCCAACGCGGAGCGCCTGCGCGAGTACACGGACGGCCAGCTGCCGACGCTGAAGCAGCGGCTGCTGCGGGAGGCGCCCATCCCGGCGGAGCTGGAGACGCTGACGCTGACGTTCGGCTTCAACAAGCTGCGCGAGACGCTGGGCGCGGATGATCCGTTCGTGCGCCTGGTGCTGGAGAAGGAGGCCCCGGCGGACCTGGCGAAGGCGCTGGTGAAGGGCTCCAAGCTGGGCGACGTGAAGGTGCGCAAGGCGCTGCTGGAGGGCGGCAAGGCGGCGGTGGACGCGTCGAAGGATCCGATGATCGTCCTGGCGCGCAAGGTGGACGCGGAGACGCGCGCGTCGCGCAAGCGCTACGAGGACACGGTGGAGGCGGTGCTCAAGCGCAACGGCGAGCGGCTGGCGAAGGCGTACCTGCTGGTGAACGGCACGGCGGGCGCTCCGGACGCGACGTTCACGCTGCGGCTCAACTACGGGCAGGTGAAGGGCTGGGAGGACAACGGCAAGGCCGTGCCGGCGCTGACCACGTTCGGGGGTGCTTACGGGCGCGACACGGGCAAGGAGCCCTTCAAGCTGCCGGCGCCGTGGGTGAAGGCGAAGGGGAAGGTGCCGGACGCGACGCCGCTGGACATGGCGACGACCCACGACATCATCGGCGGCAACTCCGGCTCTCCGGTGGTGAACCGGGACGGGCAGGTGGTGGGGCTCATCTTCGACGGCAACCTCCCGTCGCTGGGAGGCCGCTACCTCTACGTGCCGGAGACGAACCGCGCGGTGGCGGTGCACGGCGACGGCATCATGGCCGCGCTGGAGCACGTCTACGGTGCCACCCGCGTCGTCAATGAGCTGAAGGGCGCGCAGGCGGCGTCCGCGGCTCCGGCTCGCTGA
- a CDS encoding DUF4442 domain-containing protein, translating to MRAGRQQGRVEDRMFALEMVEKVRQVSPGAANALTTLAVKNIVPLAAAMGYRVDEVTDARVKATVPLNRKTKNHVGSVYLGAQVTVMELTMGVMLFRRFPPSQYKMLVNRMEVAFHAKAKTAVSAVCEPGDELLQKLASELRATGDKAEAWIPVRLLGTDGQCVAESRFLAVFKRG from the coding sequence ATGCGCGCGGGACGTCAGCAGGGAAGGGTGGAGGACCGGATGTTCGCGTTGGAGATGGTGGAGAAGGTGCGGCAGGTGTCGCCGGGCGCGGCGAACGCGCTGACGACGTTGGCGGTGAAGAACATCGTCCCGTTGGCGGCGGCCATGGGCTACCGCGTGGACGAGGTGACGGACGCGCGCGTGAAGGCGACGGTGCCGCTGAACCGCAAGACGAAGAACCACGTGGGCAGCGTGTACCTGGGCGCCCAGGTGACGGTGATGGAGCTGACGATGGGCGTGATGCTCTTCCGCCGCTTCCCGCCCAGCCAATACAAGATGCTGGTCAACCGCATGGAGGTCGCCTTCCACGCGAAGGCGAAGACGGCGGTGAGCGCGGTGTGTGAGCCGGGGGATGAGCTGCTTCAGAAGCTCGCGTCGGAGCTGCGCGCGACGGGCGACAAGGCGGAGGCGTGGATTCCCGTGCGCCTGCTGGGTACCGACGGCCAGTGCGTCGCCGAATCGCGCTTCCTGGCCGTGTTCAAGCGCGGGTAG
- a CDS encoding glutathione S-transferase family protein translates to MSELTLVVGSKNYSSWSLRPYLALAHTGQPFREVLVPLDTPETAALIALHSPSGRVPVLKHGDTVVWDSLSICEYLAEAFPEAKLWPADSAMRAMARSVTSEMHSGFQALRTNLPMDLTARKTVPGVDAPGVHADIARVQALWAGCRERYGKGGPFLFGAFSIADAFFAPVITRFVTYGIPFRPETAAYRDAVLGLPAMLKWTEAAHGEPPLARYR, encoded by the coding sequence ATGTCCGAGCTCACCCTGGTTGTTGGTTCCAAGAACTACTCCTCGTGGTCGCTGCGCCCCTACCTGGCCCTGGCCCACACCGGCCAGCCGTTCCGGGAGGTGCTGGTGCCGCTGGACACGCCGGAGACGGCGGCACTCATCGCGCTGCATTCGCCCAGCGGCCGGGTGCCGGTGCTCAAGCACGGCGACACGGTGGTGTGGGATTCACTGTCCATCTGCGAGTACCTGGCGGAGGCCTTCCCGGAAGCGAAGCTGTGGCCCGCGGACAGCGCGATGCGCGCGATGGCGCGCTCGGTGACGTCGGAGATGCACTCGGGCTTCCAGGCGCTGCGCACGAACCTCCCCATGGACCTCACCGCTCGCAAGACGGTGCCGGGGGTGGACGCGCCGGGCGTGCACGCGGACATCGCGCGCGTCCAGGCGCTGTGGGCGGGCTGCCGCGAGCGCTATGGCAAGGGCGGGCCCTTCCTCTTCGGCGCCTTCTCCATCGCGGACGCGTTCTTCGCGCCCGTCATCACCCGCTTCGTCACCTACGGCATCCCGTTCCGCCCGGAGACCGCCGCGTACCGCGACGCGGTGCTGGGCCTGCCCGCGATGCTCAAGTGGACGGAGGCCGCCCACGGCGAGCCGCCGCTCGCGCGCTACCGGTAG